GGGTGATCCGGCCGCGGTGGTAGACGGCGCCGGGTGCGGCGAAGAGGAAGCCGACGAGCGCGCCCATGAGCGCCAGAAACAGCATCTGGTAGTCCGCTCGGAACTCGGCGATCTGGCCGTGTTCGATCGCGACGACCTTGTGTGCGAGCTCGTGTAACAGGAAGGCGACGCCGACGGTGACGAGACTGAGTCCGACCATCCCGAGGAAGTAACCGACGTCGGCGCCGGCGTGAACCGGCGCGAATATCAGCGAGAACGCGACCGACAGCGTCAGCCACGCGACGGCGAGGTCGATCAGCTCCCGGTCGCTGAAGGTCAGCTCCGGCTCCGAACGCGACCGCGCGCGGACGCTCATATCAACAGCCCTCGGAGCAGCTCGAGCGTGTTTTCGGCCCCGCGGAAGAGCTCGTTGAACAGGGCGTTGATACCGCCGATTTCGGGCGCCAGCCACGGCAACACGCCGACCACGAACAGGAAGCTCGCGATCATGCTCCCGATGTTGGTCAGCGCGACGATCATGATGAGCCGGAACAGCGGCACCTCGAACATGTCGGCGAAGGCCTCCTCGATCGGACGCTCGGTGTCGTCGATGATCTCGTTTAGCGTCTGGATGTCCCGGACGTTGACCGGCCGGTATTTGAGTTCGACGTAGCCGGCGAACCAGCCCGGCGCCAGCAGCGGGTTGATGCTCGTCAGCCAGGCGACGGCCCCGCCGACGCCCGCGCTGATCCAGCGCGCGCCGGCGAGGCGGGCGAGCGTGAACGCGAAGATCCCGTTGATCAGGAACCACGCTCCGAACAGCTGGAGCAGGAAGGTGTCCTGAACGCCGGCCATGACCAACAGGAAGAAGAAGGCGACGAAGCCGAGCGTCAGCAGGTAGCCGACGATCTTCAGCGGCGAGAACCGGCTGCTCGAGGTCGTCCCCGACAGCGACTCGAGGGACGGAATCTCCGAGGGGTTCTCGAGGTGGCGCTCGATGCCGGCCTTGTGTCCGGCGCCGACGACGGCGAGCACGTCGTACCCCTGCTCGCGAAGCCGGTGGAGGTGGGTGGCGATGTAGGCGTCGCGTTCGTCGATCAGGGCGTTGGCCCCGCGCGGGCTGAACTGGCGGAACTCCTCCATCATCGCCGCGACGACGTCGCCGTCGGTCATCTCCTCGATATCGACCTCGTCGATCTCGTCGACGTCGCCGCTGACGCCGTCGAGGAGGAGCCCGACGACCGCGCCGACGAGGACGCCGACGCCGAGGCCGGCGAGCATGCCGACCGTCCCGCGGATCGCGTAAGTGCCGACGCCCTCGAAGGTCCCGACGGAGAACGGCCCGACGGACACCTCCGCC
This portion of the Haloterrigena gelatinilytica genome encodes:
- a CDS encoding zinc metalloprotease translates to MSVRARSRSEPELTFSDRELIDLAVAWLTLSVAFSLIFAPVHAGADVGYFLGMVGLSLVTVGVAFLLHELAHKVVAIEHGQIAEFRADYQMLFLALMGALVGFLFAAPGAVYHRGRITQRENAMIALAGPVTNHLLAIMFLPLVLMPAPLGTIGQMGVWINLVLAAFNMIPFGPLDGKSVYDWHKGVFALVFVPSALLAGYVVLFANPF
- a CDS encoding TraB/GumN family protein, translating into MSDAGDADVPAPPDPPGDEQGSVTVLGTAHVSQSSVDEVHETIDQEQPDVVAVELDENRYRQMQGGAPDDIEAGDLLSGNTVFQFLAYWMLSYVQSRLGDQFDIEPGADMRAAIEAAERNGSGVALVDRDIQVTIQRFWRGLSITEKLKMVGGLALGVTDPRTIGLSFGAIGGALLGLLFGAFLAPLAGLGDTLLLGISGSTTLASAGAVTAGAFGGALVGLLFLPSLESIGRSNGIAGGFTIRILAGIGLGIAACLALVAAEVSVGPFSVGTFEGVGTYAIRGTVGMLAGLGVGVLVGAVVGLLLDGVSGDVDEIDEVDIEEMTDGDVVAAMMEEFRQFSPRGANALIDERDAYIATHLHRLREQGYDVLAVVGAGHKAGIERHLENPSEIPSLESLSGTTSSSRFSPLKIVGYLLTLGFVAFFFLLVMAGVQDTFLLQLFGAWFLINGIFAFTLARLAGARWISAGVGGAVAWLTSINPLLAPGWFAGYVELKYRPVNVRDIQTLNEIIDDTERPIEEAFADMFEVPLFRLIMIVALTNIGSMIASFLFVVGVLPWLAPEIGGINALFNELFRGAENTLELLRGLLI